The Hymenobacter sp. DG01 sequence GTTTGCTCGAAGCTGGTCAGGCCACCTTTGTCGTGGTAAAACTCCAGATCCTCGGCAAAGAAGGTTTGCAGCTGGGCGGCATCGTGGTGGTTGAAGGCTGCGAACATGGCGCTATCCAGGTGGGCAATGGTACGGTACAGCTCCAGGGATACGGGCGGAGGCGGCACAGCAGCCAGAGCGGCGGGTTTGGTGGCCGTGCAGGCCGAGGTGCAGAGCCCCGCCAGCAGCACGGCTACGGCGGTGGCATATGTTGCCGTTCGGGTTGGCATAGGGGGTAGGAAAAGTTGGGGCGGCCATGAGGCGCTTAAATATAGATAGGGTTC is a genomic window containing:
- a CDS encoding nuclear transport factor 2 family protein, giving the protein MPTRTATYATAVAVLLAGLCTSACTATKPAALAAVPPPPVSLELYRTIAHLDSAMFAAFNHHDAAQLQTFFAEDLEFYHDKGGLTSFEQTMQSFRSLFAQNKTTGLNRQLVPGTLEVYPISGYGAVETHQHRFCHVENGRDDCGTFKNMMVWRLRDGQWKVTRVVSYGH